The following are encoded in a window of Alosa sapidissima isolate fAloSap1 chromosome 12, fAloSap1.pri, whole genome shotgun sequence genomic DNA:
- the LOC121677764 gene encoding neurogenic locus notch homolog protein 1-like isoform X2: MTVTYPLSAVHSHSRRIHGPNCEINIDDCPSYDCQNGGTCMDGVNTYNCQCPPEWTGQYCTDDVDECHLQPNTCQHGGTCYNTLGSYNCVCVNGWSGPDCSENIDDCATAVCMQGSTCVHRVASFICMCPHGRTGLLCHLTDACMSSPCRDGSQCFNNPINGMYNCMCQSGYRGSTCYEDIDECSIGIGPCEHNGLCINTEGSFTCNCTQGYTGPRCEQEVNECLSNPCKNDAT; encoded by the exons GATTCACGGACCAAACTGTGAGATTAACATTGACGACTGCCCTTCCTATGACTGCCAGAATGGAGGAACCTGTATGGATGGAGTCAACACCTACAACTGCCAGTGTCCACCCGAATGGACAG gtCAGTACTGCACAGACGATGTGGACGAGTGCCACCTGCAGCCCAACACCTGCCAGCACGGTGGCACATGCTACAACACGCTGGGCAGCTACAACTGTGTGTGCGTCAACGGCTGGAGTGGCCCGGACTGCTCGGAGAACATCGACGACTGTGCCACAGCCGTCTGCATGCAGGGATCTACCTGTGTGCACCGCGTGGCGTCCTTCATCTGCATGTGCCCCCACGGCCGGACAG GCTTGCTGTGTCACTTAACCGACGCCTGCATGAGCAGCCCCTGCCGCGATGGCTCTCAGTGTTTCAACAACCCCATCAATGGCATGTACAACTGCATGTGCCAGTCAGGGTACAGGGGCAGCACCTGCTACGAGGACATCGATGAGTGCAGCATCG gTATAGGCCCTTGTGAGCACAATGGGCTGTGTATCAACACAGAGGGCTCGTTCACCTGTAACTGCACCCAGGGATACACAGGGCCACGCTGTGAGCAGGAAGTCAACGAGTGCCTGTCCAACCCTTGCAAGAACGATGCCACCTGA
- the LOC121677764 gene encoding neurogenic locus notch homolog protein 1-like isoform X1 gives MRQPRHLPTHLRLQLSVSLPARIHGPNCEINIDDCPSYDCQNGGTCMDGVNTYNCQCPPEWTGQYCTDDVDECHLQPNTCQHGGTCYNTLGSYNCVCVNGWSGPDCSENIDDCATAVCMQGSTCVHRVASFICMCPHGRTGLLCHLTDACMSSPCRDGSQCFNNPINGMYNCMCQSGYRGSTCYEDIDECSIGIGPCEHNGLCINTEGSFTCNCTQGYTGPRCEQEVNECLSNPCKNDAT, from the exons GATTCACGGACCAAACTGTGAGATTAACATTGACGACTGCCCTTCCTATGACTGCCAGAATGGAGGAACCTGTATGGATGGAGTCAACACCTACAACTGCCAGTGTCCACCCGAATGGACAG gtCAGTACTGCACAGACGATGTGGACGAGTGCCACCTGCAGCCCAACACCTGCCAGCACGGTGGCACATGCTACAACACGCTGGGCAGCTACAACTGTGTGTGCGTCAACGGCTGGAGTGGCCCGGACTGCTCGGAGAACATCGACGACTGTGCCACAGCCGTCTGCATGCAGGGATCTACCTGTGTGCACCGCGTGGCGTCCTTCATCTGCATGTGCCCCCACGGCCGGACAG GCTTGCTGTGTCACTTAACCGACGCCTGCATGAGCAGCCCCTGCCGCGATGGCTCTCAGTGTTTCAACAACCCCATCAATGGCATGTACAACTGCATGTGCCAGTCAGGGTACAGGGGCAGCACCTGCTACGAGGACATCGATGAGTGCAGCATCG gTATAGGCCCTTGTGAGCACAATGGGCTGTGTATCAACACAGAGGGCTCGTTCACCTGTAACTGCACCCAGGGATACACAGGGCCACGCTGTGAGCAGGAAGTCAACGAGTGCCTGTCCAACCCTTGCAAGAACGATGCCACCTGA